From Kineosporia succinea, the proteins below share one genomic window:
- a CDS encoding type II secretion system F family protein: protein MGALLGMTAGVGLFLIWWSCWQAEPRKRSGEVGLGFRRLRELLKEADLSSVSVTAFLALCAVAGIGTGLAVLAVTGVLSVATCFAMIAGWAPWAAVRGRARRRRQRFRELWPDVVDNLASGVRAGLSLPEALGALGERGPEPLRPPFRSFARDYRLTGSFADSLEGLKARLADPVGDRLCEALRITREVGGSDLGRLLRNLSTFMRDDARVRSELEARQSWTVSAARLAVSAPWLVLALLSTKPESVQAYESATGTLVLVVGAAVSVVAYRLMTVIGRIPEERRVLR from the coding sequence ATGGGCGCGCTGCTCGGTATGACCGCAGGTGTGGGGCTGTTCCTGATCTGGTGGTCCTGCTGGCAGGCAGAACCGCGAAAGCGCTCGGGAGAAGTCGGCCTCGGGTTCCGGCGTCTGCGGGAGCTTCTCAAAGAGGCTGATCTGTCGTCGGTCTCGGTCACGGCCTTTCTGGCGCTGTGCGCAGTAGCCGGAATCGGAACCGGTCTCGCGGTGCTGGCAGTCACCGGGGTGCTCTCGGTTGCCACCTGCTTCGCGATGATTGCTGGTTGGGCGCCCTGGGCCGCGGTACGTGGACGGGCCCGCCGTCGTCGGCAGAGGTTTCGCGAGCTCTGGCCCGACGTCGTCGACAACCTTGCCTCGGGCGTTCGGGCCGGGCTCTCCCTTCCTGAGGCGCTGGGTGCCCTCGGGGAGCGTGGGCCGGAACCACTTCGTCCGCCATTTCGATCGTTCGCTCGGGATTACCGCCTGACCGGTAGCTTCGCCGACTCGCTGGAAGGACTCAAAGCCCGGCTGGCCGACCCGGTCGGAGACCGGCTCTGTGAGGCGCTGCGCATCACCCGGGAGGTTGGCGGTTCTGATCTGGGGCGGCTCCTGCGCAACCTGTCGACATTCATGCGTGACGACGCACGGGTGCGTTCGGAGCTCGAGGCCAGGCAGAGCTGGACCGTCTCGGCGGCCCGGCTGGCAGTCTCCGCTCCGTGGCTGGTGCTGGCGCTTCTCTCGACAAAACCCGAGTCGGTGCAGGCTTACGAGAGCGCGACCGGAACGCTGGTGCTCGTCGTCGGCGCGGCCGTTTCCGTGGTGGCCTACCGGCTGATGACCGTGATCGGCCGGATCCCGGAAGAACGACGGGTGCTGCGCTGA
- a CDS encoding helix-turn-helix domain-containing protein yields the protein MADLGRIVARNIRGERSRLGLTQEEFGKLVGWSLSQARDAEKGNRRILVQEIPMICRALQVTFADLCRGAEPGDLDALGL from the coding sequence GTGGCGGACCTGGGGCGGATCGTGGCGCGGAACATCCGCGGTGAGCGTTCACGTCTCGGGCTGACCCAGGAGGAGTTCGGCAAGCTCGTCGGCTGGTCGTTGAGCCAGGCTCGCGACGCCGAGAAGGGCAATCGACGCATCCTGGTGCAGGAGATCCCGATGATCTGCCGCGCCCTCCAGGTCACCTTCGCCGACCTCTGCCGGGGTGCCGAACCCGGCGACCTCGACGCGCTCGGCCTCTGA
- a CDS encoding M23 family metallopeptidase, with the protein MKRATFNRRTARTGRPARFLAALMVAGSALAVGVTNVAQTAQPAAADDVKDKQKKLDAELKELRETLEGTSDDLVEAAVRLRTAESRLSDANARLKSAQTALDQANARDKELADELELAEAAVEKAQRDLEERAAQERETKDRLGSIAREAYVSSGMTGLSIALDAQTPEQFTDRLGVADNVLRAQSDVIDRLGVQQAETRAREAKLDAGREHVADLKKQSEQVVEQRRTATAEAKSATEEIGELVDEREAAVDSIAAKKASEQKRVDELETEQEKLAKILRDRAEKARRQASGSGGSGGSGSGSGSGGSSGGGTLTYPVNAPVTSSYGWRYHPILNYRKLHSGTDFGAPCGTPVKAAASGTIVTAGWSSGGYGNHIVVDNGNLRGSGVATTYNHLSRITVRSGHVNRGQVIGYSGTTGLSTGCHLHFEVWVNGSTTDPMGWL; encoded by the coding sequence ATGAAGCGAGCGACATTCAACCGGCGGACGGCCCGAACGGGCCGTCCGGCCCGGTTTCTCGCGGCTTTGATGGTGGCCGGGTCGGCTCTCGCGGTCGGTGTCACGAACGTGGCGCAGACCGCGCAGCCGGCGGCGGCCGACGACGTCAAGGACAAGCAGAAGAAGCTCGACGCCGAGCTCAAGGAACTGCGCGAGACCCTCGAGGGCACCTCGGACGACCTGGTCGAGGCCGCGGTGCGGCTGAGGACGGCGGAGTCCAGGCTGTCCGACGCGAACGCCCGGCTGAAGTCCGCGCAGACCGCGCTGGACCAGGCGAACGCCCGCGACAAGGAACTGGCCGACGAGCTCGAGCTGGCCGAGGCCGCGGTCGAGAAGGCGCAGCGGGACCTCGAGGAACGGGCCGCGCAGGAACGCGAGACGAAGGACCGGCTGGGCAGTATCGCCCGCGAGGCCTACGTCAGCTCGGGGATGACCGGGCTCTCCATCGCCCTCGACGCGCAGACGCCGGAGCAGTTCACCGACCGGCTCGGGGTCGCCGACAACGTGCTGCGGGCGCAGAGCGATGTCATCGACCGGCTCGGTGTGCAGCAGGCGGAGACCCGGGCCCGGGAGGCGAAGCTCGACGCCGGTCGCGAGCACGTCGCCGACCTGAAGAAGCAGTCCGAGCAGGTCGTCGAGCAGCGACGCACGGCCACGGCCGAGGCGAAGTCGGCGACCGAGGAGATCGGGGAGCTGGTCGACGAGCGCGAGGCCGCGGTCGACAGCATCGCGGCGAAGAAGGCGTCCGAGCAGAAGCGGGTGGACGAGCTCGAGACCGAGCAGGAGAAGCTGGCGAAGATTCTTCGGGACCGGGCGGAGAAGGCCCGGCGCCAGGCCTCGGGCTCGGGCGGGTCGGGCGGTTCCGGCTCGGGGTCGGGTTCGGGGGGCTCGAGCGGTGGGGGGACGCTGACCTATCCGGTGAACGCCCCGGTCACCTCCAGCTACGGCTGGCGTTACCACCCGATCCTGAACTACCGGAAGCTGCACAGCGGCACCGATTTCGGTGCTCCCTGCGGTACCCCGGTGAAGGCCGCCGCGTCCGGCACGATCGTCACGGCCGGCTGGTCGTCCGGTGGTTACGGCAACCACATCGTGGTCGACAACGGCAATCTGCGGGGCTCGGGGGTGGCCACGACCTACAACCACCTCAGCCGGATCACCGTGCGCTCGGGGCACGTCAACCGCGGTCAGGTGATCGGCTACTCCGGCACCACGGGCCTGTCGACCGGCTGCCACCTGCACTTCGAGGTCTGGGTGAACGGCTCGACGACCGATCCGATGGGCTGGCTCTAG
- the prfB gene encoding peptide chain release factor 2, producing the protein MATDFPSEIRALRTTLESILKVSDLDQLRSQIADLSEQAAAPDLWDDPDKAQGVTSKLSHAQSELERLEKMSARVDDLEVLVELAQEADDADTLVEAETELAATRKALGELEVRTLLSGEYDSREAVVTIRSEAGGVDAADFAEMLLRMYLRWAERHQYKTEVYDTSYAEEAGLKSATFRVDAPYAYGTLSVEQGTHRLVRISPFDNQGRRQTSFAGVEVLPVVAETDHIEVPENDVRVDVYRSSGPGGQSVNTTDSAVRLTHLPTGIVVTCQNEKSQLQNKASAMRVLQAKLLEKARQDRQAELDGLKGDGGSSWGNQMRSYVLHPYQMVKDLRTEYESGNPSAVFDGAIDEFLESGIRWRKSTEQNA; encoded by the coding sequence GTGGCCACCGACTTCCCTAGTGAGATCCGCGCTCTGCGCACCACCCTGGAATCCATCCTCAAGGTGAGCGACCTGGACCAGCTGCGCTCCCAGATCGCCGACCTGTCCGAACAGGCCGCGGCCCCCGACCTGTGGGACGACCCGGACAAGGCCCAGGGCGTCACCTCGAAGCTCTCCCACGCCCAGTCCGAGCTCGAGCGCCTCGAGAAGATGAGCGCCCGCGTCGATGACCTCGAGGTCCTCGTCGAGCTCGCCCAGGAGGCCGACGACGCCGACACCCTGGTCGAGGCCGAGACCGAGCTGGCCGCCACCCGCAAGGCCCTCGGTGAGCTCGAGGTCCGCACCCTTCTCTCCGGCGAGTACGACTCACGCGAGGCCGTGGTCACGATCCGCTCCGAGGCCGGTGGCGTCGACGCGGCCGACTTCGCCGAGATGCTTCTGCGGATGTACCTGCGCTGGGCCGAGCGTCACCAGTACAAGACCGAGGTCTACGACACCTCGTACGCCGAGGAGGCCGGCCTGAAGTCGGCGACGTTCCGGGTGGACGCGCCGTACGCCTACGGCACGCTCTCGGTCGAGCAGGGCACCCACCGTCTGGTGCGCATCAGCCCGTTCGACAACCAGGGGCGCCGCCAGACGTCCTTCGCCGGCGTCGAGGTCCTGCCGGTCGTGGCAGAAACTGACCACATCGAGGTCCCGGAGAACGACGTCCGGGTCGACGTCTACCGGTCCTCGGGTCCGGGTGGTCAGTCGGTCAACACCACCGACTCCGCGGTCCGCCTCACGCACCTTCCCACCGGCATCGTCGTCACCTGCCAGAACGAGAAGTCGCAGCTCCAGAACAAGGCGTCGGCCATGCGCGTGCTGCAGGCCAAGCTGCTCGAGAAGGCCCGGCAGGACCGCCAGGCCGAGCTCGACGGGCTGAAGGGCGACGGCGGCTCGAGCTGGGGCAATCAGATGCGCTCCTACGTGCTGCACCCCTACCAGATGGTCAAGGACCTGCGCACCGAGTACGAGTCGGGCAACCCCTCAGCCGTGTTCGACGGGGCCATCGACGAGTTCCTGGAGTCGGGCATCCGCTGGCGCAAGTCGACCGAGCAGAACGCCTAA
- a CDS encoding TadE family protein, giving the protein MRDESGSAVVDFVLVGSFLVFVFLALVQLALTVYVRNVLIDCAAQGARFGALSDEDPAAGASRARGLISEQLSPGYARDVEARLVEVGGVATVEVRVRAPLPVVGLIGVGRSVDVTGHALAESE; this is encoded by the coding sequence ATGCGTGACGAGTCCGGCTCCGCCGTCGTTGATTTCGTGCTGGTCGGATCGTTTCTCGTGTTCGTGTTCCTCGCGCTGGTGCAGTTGGCGCTGACCGTCTACGTCAGGAACGTGCTCATCGACTGTGCGGCACAGGGGGCGCGATTCGGGGCGCTGTCCGATGAGGATCCGGCAGCGGGAGCGTCACGAGCCCGCGGTCTGATCTCTGAGCAACTGTCGCCGGGGTACGCACGGGATGTAGAGGCGCGGTTGGTCGAGGTCGGAGGGGTGGCGACCGTGGAGGTGAGGGTGCGGGCGCCGCTTCCGGTGGTGGGGCTGATCGGGGTAGGGCGGAGTGTGGATGTGACGGGGCACGCCCTGGCCGAATCCGAGTAG
- a CDS encoding pilus assembly protein: protein MTDTRDEQGSAVIEFITLGMLLLLPVAYLVLILGRVQAATFAANGAAREATRSYVTAANSGEGQVRAAASAELALQDQGFGSEEGELQIVCSRALCLTPGERVRAEVRVTADFPWLPAGLAETLRAHVVVTASQVETVDRFRAP from the coding sequence ATGACTGACACACGCGACGAACAAGGCTCGGCCGTCATCGAGTTCATCACGCTAGGAATGCTTCTCCTGCTGCCGGTGGCCTACCTCGTGCTCATTCTCGGCCGGGTACAGGCCGCCACGTTCGCCGCGAACGGTGCGGCGAGAGAGGCGACGCGCTCGTACGTCACGGCCGCGAATTCGGGCGAGGGGCAGGTGCGGGCAGCTGCATCTGCCGAACTGGCCCTCCAGGATCAAGGATTCGGATCAGAGGAGGGAGAGCTGCAGATCGTGTGCTCGCGAGCATTGTGCCTGACCCCGGGAGAACGTGTGAGGGCGGAGGTCCGCGTCACTGCGGACTTCCCCTGGCTCCCGGCCGGTCTGGCCGAAACCCTGCGTGCGCATGTCGTGGTGACGGCGAGTCAGGTCGAGACGGTTGACCGGTTCCGTGCACCGTGA
- the ftsE gene encoding cell division ATP-binding protein FtsE — MIRFDDVTKVYPGSKHPALNSINLEVSKGEFVFMVGASGSGKSTFLRLALREEKATKGVVRVSGKDVAKLSSWKVPHLRRTIGAVFQDFRLLPNKTVFENVAFALQVIGKPRHAIAHTVPEVLELVGLAGKEQRFPHELSGGEQQRVAIARAFVNRPSILLADEPTGNLDPNTSVGIMRLLDRINKTGTTIVMATHDHEIVNQMRKRVIELEHGNMLRDEVSGVYGYSR; from the coding sequence GTGATCCGATTCGACGACGTCACCAAGGTTTACCCGGGCTCCAAGCACCCCGCCCTCAACTCGATCAACCTCGAGGTGAGCAAGGGCGAATTCGTGTTCATGGTGGGGGCTTCCGGGTCGGGCAAGTCCACGTTCCTGCGTCTTGCGCTGCGTGAGGAGAAGGCCACCAAGGGTGTGGTCCGGGTCTCCGGCAAGGACGTGGCGAAGCTGTCCAGCTGGAAGGTTCCGCACCTGCGCCGCACCATTGGCGCGGTGTTCCAGGACTTCCGCCTGCTGCCGAACAAGACCGTGTTCGAGAACGTGGCCTTCGCCCTCCAGGTGATCGGCAAGCCGCGTCACGCCATCGCGCACACCGTGCCCGAGGTGCTCGAGCTGGTCGGTCTGGCCGGCAAGGAACAGCGGTTCCCGCACGAGCTGTCCGGTGGTGAGCAGCAGCGCGTGGCCATCGCGCGCGCGTTCGTGAACCGGCCGTCGATCCTGCTGGCCGACGAGCCGACCGGAAACCTCGACCCGAACACGAGCGTCGGCATCATGCGGCTGCTCGACCGGATCAACAAGACCGGCACCACGATCGTCATGGCCACGCACGACCACGAGATCGTCAACCAGATGCGCAAGCGCGTGATCGAGCTCGAGCACGGCAACATGCTGCGCGACGAGGTCAGCGGCGTCTACGGGTACTCCCGGTAG
- the smpB gene encoding SsrA-binding protein SmpB, which produces MPRETGLKVVASNRKARHDYHIEDTFEAGLVLMGTEVKALRMGRASLVDGFAQIDRGEAWLEHVHIPEYVQGTWTNHTPRRRRKLLLNRYEIDKLAGATREGGYTLVPLQLYFKDGRAKVEIALARGKKHWDKRQTLRERQDKRESDRAMSQRTNR; this is translated from the coding sequence GTGCCCAGGGAGACCGGACTCAAGGTCGTCGCGTCCAACCGTAAGGCGCGGCACGACTACCACATCGAAGACACCTTCGAGGCGGGCCTCGTGCTGATGGGCACCGAGGTGAAGGCGCTGCGCATGGGGCGGGCGTCGCTGGTCGACGGGTTCGCGCAGATCGACCGCGGTGAGGCCTGGCTCGAGCATGTGCACATCCCGGAGTACGTGCAGGGCACGTGGACGAACCACACCCCGCGCCGCCGCCGCAAGCTGCTGCTCAACCGCTACGAGATCGACAAGCTGGCCGGCGCCACCCGTGAGGGCGGGTACACGCTGGTGCCGCTGCAGCTGTACTTCAAGGACGGCCGGGCCAAGGTCGAGATCGCGTTGGCCCGCGGTAAGAAGCACTGGGACAAGCGGCAGACCCTGCGCGAACGGCAGGACAAGCGCGAGTCCGACCGGGCGATGTCGCAGCGCACCAACCGCTGA
- the ftsX gene encoding permease-like cell division protein FtsX produces the protein MRFQFIVDEIVIGLRRNIAMAVSVVLVTVVSLFLVGLGFLAQRQVDTMKDYWYDRVQVSIFLCGDVSTAASCADGAVTDAQKEQIQADLNAPSLQPYVKQVYFESKQQAYDRFKEQYKDSALSENVTADQMPESYRVDLKNPEQYKVVSDVFTDRPGVESVESQNQVLDRLFALLNQLKLGAWLLAAVTLLCSVLLVATTIRLTAFTRRRETGIMRLVGASNFFIQLPFILESMIAAAVGAVLASGALVAVTHFQIQGRLAKSLTFTNYVGVGDALSIVPWLFIIGLGIAGVSAFLALQRYLKV, from the coding sequence ATGCGTTTCCAGTTCATCGTCGACGAGATCGTCATCGGCCTTCGCCGCAACATCGCCATGGCCGTCTCGGTCGTGCTCGTGACCGTCGTGTCGCTGTTCCTCGTGGGGCTCGGATTCCTGGCCCAGCGGCAGGTCGACACCATGAAGGACTACTGGTACGACCGCGTCCAGGTCTCCATCTTCCTGTGCGGTGACGTCTCCACCGCGGCCAGCTGTGCCGACGGCGCGGTGACGGACGCGCAGAAGGAGCAGATCCAGGCCGACCTCAACGCGCCCTCGCTGCAGCCGTACGTGAAGCAGGTCTACTTCGAGTCGAAGCAGCAGGCCTACGACCGGTTCAAGGAGCAGTACAAGGACAGCGCGCTGTCCGAGAACGTCACGGCCGACCAGATGCCCGAGTCGTACCGCGTCGACCTGAAGAACCCCGAGCAGTACAAGGTGGTCTCCGACGTCTTCACCGACCGCCCCGGGGTGGAGTCGGTGGAGAGCCAGAACCAGGTGCTGGACCGGCTGTTCGCCCTGCTGAACCAGCTCAAGCTGGGTGCCTGGCTGCTCGCCGCGGTGACCCTGCTGTGCTCGGTGCTGCTGGTGGCGACCACGATCCGGCTGACGGCCTTCACCCGCCGCCGTGAGACCGGCATCATGCGCCTGGTCGGTGCGTCGAACTTCTTCATCCAGCTGCCGTTCATCCTGGAGAGCATGATCGCGGCCGCGGTCGGCGCGGTCCTGGCCTCCGGTGCTCTGGTGGCCGTGACGCACTTCCAGATCCAGGGGCGTCTGGCCAAGTCGCTGACCTTCACGAACTACGTCGGCGTGGGCGACGCCCTGTCGATCGTGCCGTGGCTGTTCATCATCGGCTTGGGCATCGCTGGCGTGTCGGCCTTCCTGGCGCTGCAGAGATACCTCAAGGTGTAG
- a CDS encoding pilus assembly protein TadG-related protein has product MTGSVHREARLPTPAVRDAGQIMPLITGFVVVALLLVIVTVDITALHLQRQELHALTDAATLDAADALDEGAFYEDGAGERPVALSDRSVHESVRRYLGEKPESAEELDVSISAPTGAVNGTTAEVTLTGRGRIPLIGLVVRRWAEGVRLTATSRATAREGVP; this is encoded by the coding sequence TTGACCGGTTCCGTGCACCGTGAAGCACGGCTGCCGACCCCGGCCGTCCGTGATGCCGGCCAAATCATGCCTCTGATCACCGGGTTCGTGGTGGTGGCCCTGCTCCTGGTCATCGTGACGGTCGACATCACCGCCCTGCACCTACAACGTCAGGAACTGCACGCCCTTACCGACGCTGCCACCCTCGACGCCGCCGATGCACTCGATGAAGGGGCGTTCTACGAGGACGGGGCGGGGGAGCGGCCGGTGGCGTTGTCCGACCGGAGCGTGCATGAGAGCGTGCGGCGGTACCTGGGCGAAAAACCCGAGAGCGCAGAAGAACTGGATGTCTCGATCTCGGCTCCGACAGGTGCCGTGAACGGGACGACGGCTGAGGTCACCCTGACCGGCCGTGGCCGAATCCCCCTGATCGGCTTGGTGGTACGCCGCTGGGCCGAGGGAGTCCGCCTTACCGCGACAAGTCGCGCGACGGCACGAGAGGGCGTGCCCTGA
- a CDS encoding type II secretion system F family protein — MSALGALVGASVGLGAWLVLLGVPWRRRPTLDQRLAPYLRGGPLAIVELRHSGTAFGELAVLALDRAQRGVARISGGNASVERRLQQLGTSLSVEQFRAQQVLAGAVGTGAGAGAAALLATGNGLSVVSLVGLVVIGMLLGVLGRDQALDWQVRRRKQRILTEFPAVAEILALAVGAGEGPLGALDRVARTCNGDLPAEIRRTLADARTGRSLSEALNDLADRTSIPSLARFVDGIVVAVERGTPLADVLRAQAQDVRELTRRRLMESGGRREIGAMVPVVFLILPVTVLFALYPGLAVLELTV, encoded by the coding sequence ATGTCCGCGCTGGGAGCGCTGGTCGGGGCCTCGGTCGGCCTCGGTGCGTGGTTGGTGCTGCTGGGGGTGCCGTGGCGCCGTCGTCCGACGCTCGACCAGCGTCTGGCTCCCTACCTGCGGGGCGGGCCGCTGGCCATCGTCGAATTGAGGCATTCGGGAACGGCGTTCGGCGAGCTGGCGGTTCTCGCGCTGGACCGGGCACAGCGGGGCGTAGCGCGGATCAGTGGGGGCAACGCGTCGGTAGAGAGACGTCTTCAGCAACTGGGGACGAGCCTGTCGGTCGAACAGTTCCGGGCCCAGCAGGTCCTGGCGGGCGCGGTGGGCACCGGTGCCGGGGCGGGTGCCGCTGCGCTGCTGGCTACCGGGAACGGTCTGAGCGTGGTGTCGCTCGTGGGTCTCGTGGTGATCGGCATGCTACTCGGTGTGCTCGGGAGGGACCAGGCGCTGGACTGGCAAGTGCGTCGCCGGAAACAGCGGATCCTGACAGAGTTTCCCGCCGTGGCCGAGATTCTTGCCCTGGCCGTCGGAGCCGGGGAGGGGCCGCTCGGTGCGCTCGACCGGGTAGCGCGCACCTGCAATGGCGACCTACCGGCTGAGATCCGCCGGACTCTGGCCGATGCTCGCACGGGGCGGTCGCTGAGCGAGGCGCTGAACGATCTGGCGGACCGCACGTCGATACCGAGTCTCGCGCGTTTCGTGGACGGAATTGTCGTCGCTGTCGAGAGGGGGACGCCCCTGGCCGACGTGCTGCGGGCACAAGCGCAAGACGTCCGGGAGCTGACCCGGCGCCGTCTCATGGAGTCGGGCGGACGGCGGGAAATTGGCGCCATGGTGCCGGTCGTGTTCCTGATCTTGCCGGTCACGGTGTTGTTCGCTCTGTACCCCGGTCTGGCGGTACTGGAGCTCACAGTCTGA
- a CDS encoding DUF2207 domain-containing protein encodes MAVVLLGAAAVLASSGVARAAGGESITSYDVTMTLRADDSMRVEEKITYDFGDADDKHGITRDIPIEFDYDSDHTRQYPLSDLSVSVDGAASEPEEDRGKQVSLRIGDPGETVSGTHEYTIAYTLRGVVNDIDDATDEHQELYWNAIGSEWDVPIARATATVKGPAAVQEALCFRGQTGSTATCRVTVTQGQARFDSSGALDAGSGLTVVAAFPAGTFPDAAPILAEKWKIGNAFELSPLSGAGSAGALALIGGGALWLASRRGRDEKYLGLTPGLEPGYQQEQRVGLVSRRRAPVAVQFQPPRDMRPGELGTLIDERANVVDVTATIIDLAVRGYLRIEEVEQEGRFRKGDWKLVALQPPPGRLADYEQFLLDKLFGGRGQVLLSQLKQTFRSDLQKVQSMLYSEVTRQGWFRGNPSHVRIRWTVLGVLALLASIAAAVLLTVFTHFALVGVALVLGSIVLLVCAQRMPARTARGTALLAQAKGFELYLTKAEADEIRWQEQQDIFSRYLPFAIVFGVAERWAQVFDRLAASGAQFDPPDWYIGSMYGYYGFNYAAFGASVDSFSTTTSGSLSAATPSSSGGSGFGGGGFSGGGGGGGGGGSW; translated from the coding sequence GTGGCGGTCGTCCTGCTGGGCGCCGCCGCTGTCCTGGCGTCGTCCGGTGTGGCCCGGGCGGCGGGAGGCGAGTCGATCACGTCGTACGACGTGACGATGACGCTCCGCGCCGACGACTCGATGCGGGTCGAGGAGAAGATCACCTACGACTTCGGTGACGCCGACGACAAGCACGGCATCACGCGCGACATCCCGATCGAGTTCGACTACGACTCCGACCACACCCGGCAGTACCCGCTGAGCGACCTCTCGGTGAGTGTCGACGGTGCCGCGAGCGAGCCCGAGGAGGACAGGGGCAAGCAGGTCTCGCTGCGCATCGGCGATCCCGGCGAAACCGTCTCCGGCACGCACGAGTACACGATCGCCTACACGCTCCGTGGCGTCGTCAACGACATCGACGACGCGACCGACGAGCACCAGGAGCTGTACTGGAACGCGATCGGCTCGGAGTGGGACGTGCCGATCGCCCGGGCCACGGCCACGGTCAAGGGGCCGGCGGCGGTGCAGGAGGCGCTCTGCTTCCGAGGGCAGACCGGGAGCACGGCCACCTGCCGGGTCACGGTGACCCAGGGGCAGGCCCGTTTCGACAGCAGCGGTGCTCTGGACGCCGGGTCGGGTCTGACCGTCGTCGCGGCCTTCCCGGCCGGCACGTTTCCCGACGCGGCGCCGATCCTGGCCGAGAAGTGGAAGATCGGAAACGCGTTCGAGCTCTCGCCGCTCTCGGGCGCGGGCTCGGCCGGGGCCCTGGCCCTGATCGGCGGGGGCGCCCTCTGGCTGGCATCACGCCGGGGGCGCGACGAGAAGTACCTCGGCCTGACGCCCGGTCTGGAACCCGGCTACCAGCAGGAGCAGCGGGTCGGGCTCGTCTCCCGTCGGCGGGCGCCGGTGGCCGTGCAGTTCCAGCCACCGAGAGACATGCGCCCCGGTGAGCTGGGCACGCTGATCGACGAGCGGGCCAATGTCGTCGACGTCACGGCCACCATCATCGATCTGGCGGTGCGCGGCTACCTGCGCATCGAGGAGGTCGAGCAGGAGGGCCGCTTCCGCAAGGGCGACTGGAAGCTCGTGGCGCTGCAGCCGCCGCCCGGGCGTCTGGCCGACTACGAGCAGTTCCTGCTCGACAAGCTCTTCGGCGGCCGGGGGCAGGTGCTGCTGTCCCAGCTGAAACAGACCTTCCGCAGCGACCTGCAGAAGGTGCAGTCGATGCTCTACAGCGAGGTCACCCGGCAGGGCTGGTTCCGCGGCAACCCCTCGCACGTGCGCATCCGCTGGACCGTTCTCGGTGTCCTGGCGCTGCTGGCCTCCATCGCCGCGGCCGTGCTGCTCACCGTCTTCACCCACTTCGCCCTGGTCGGCGTCGCCCTGGTGCTGGGCTCGATCGTGCTGCTGGTCTGCGCTCAGAGGATGCCGGCCCGCACGGCCAGGGGCACGGCCCTGCTGGCCCAGGCCAAGGGGTTCGAGCTCTACCTGACCAAGGCCGAGGCCGACGAGATCCGGTGGCAGGAGCAGCAAGACATCTTCAGCCGCTACCTGCCCTTCGCCATCGTGTTCGGGGTGGCCGAGCGCTGGGCACAGGTCTTCGACCGGCTCGCGGCCTCGGGCGCCCAGTTCGACCCGCCCGACTGGTACATCGGCTCGATGTACGGCTACTACGGTTTCAACTACGCGGCGTTCGGTGCGTCCGTCGACAGCTTCAGCACCACCACCTCCGGCTCGCTGAGCGCGGCCACCCCCTCGTCGTCGGGTGGTTCCGGCTTCGGGGGCGGGGGCTTCTCCGGAGGCGGCGGAGGCGGTGGCGGTGGTGGCTCGTGGTGA